Proteins encoded in a region of the Gulosibacter sediminis genome:
- a CDS encoding MFS transporter: MSHDTSTINTGATPAASGAKQNKPWQVIVASLVGTSIEFYDFYIYATAASLVFPILFFPSADPITALLSSFAVFGVAFIARPFGSILFGHFGDRIGRKGTLVGTLLVMGIATFLIGCLPTAANADGSINTNMTVLAPALLVLLRFCQGLGLGGEWSGAALLATENAPANKRAIYGTFPQLGAPIGFILGNLLFVLLNYTLTEEQFLTWGWRLPFLVSAVLVIIGLWVRIQLTETPAFQKVVREDHVVKAPLVEVFRKSWRAIILGTFVMLATYVLFYMMTSFMLTFGSTPTTDQAAATAAEAGTAFDAATHVGGLGYPKTDFLLMLIVAVVFFGIFTLVSGPLAEKFGRRKMLLSVTALIFIFAFVMTPLLGLGHTGVQTQLIIGMALMGLTFGPMGAVLPEYFPANTRYTGSAIAYNLSSVLGAGIAPTVFVALWSAGDGSPFWVGVYLAGAALLTFVALLFSKETKHNDYTNESVAA, encoded by the coding sequence GTGTCACACGACACCTCGACCATCAACACCGGCGCCACGCCCGCCGCATCCGGCGCGAAGCAGAACAAGCCCTGGCAGGTCATCGTCGCGAGCCTCGTCGGCACGTCGATCGAGTTCTACGACTTCTACATCTACGCCACCGCGGCTTCGCTCGTCTTCCCCATTCTCTTCTTCCCGAGCGCCGACCCGATTACCGCGCTGCTCTCGTCGTTCGCCGTCTTCGGCGTCGCGTTCATCGCGCGCCCCTTCGGCTCGATCCTCTTCGGCCACTTCGGCGACCGCATCGGCCGCAAGGGCACGCTCGTCGGCACGCTGCTCGTGATGGGCATCGCGACCTTCCTCATCGGCTGCCTGCCGACCGCGGCGAATGCCGACGGCTCGATCAACACGAACATGACCGTGCTCGCGCCGGCGCTGCTCGTGCTGCTGCGCTTCTGCCAGGGCCTCGGCCTCGGCGGTGAGTGGTCGGGCGCCGCCCTCCTCGCCACCGAGAATGCCCCTGCGAACAAGCGCGCCATCTACGGCACGTTCCCGCAGCTCGGTGCACCGATCGGCTTCATCCTCGGCAACCTCCTCTTCGTGCTGCTCAACTACACGCTGACCGAAGAGCAGTTCCTCACGTGGGGCTGGCGCCTGCCGTTCCTCGTGTCGGCCGTGCTCGTCATCATCGGCCTCTGGGTGCGCATCCAGCTCACCGAGACGCCCGCCTTCCAGAAGGTCGTGCGCGAAGACCACGTCGTCAAGGCCCCGCTCGTCGAAGTCTTCCGCAAGTCGTGGCGCGCGATCATCCTCGGCACCTTCGTGATGCTCGCCACCTACGTGCTCTTCTACATGATGACCTCGTTCATGCTCACGTTTGGCTCGACGCCGACGACCGATCAGGCCGCCGCGACCGCGGCCGAGGCGGGCACGGCGTTCGACGCCGCGACGCACGTCGGCGGCCTCGGCTACCCGAAGACCGACTTCTTGCTCATGCTCATCGTTGCCGTCGTCTTCTTCGGCATCTTCACGCTCGTCTCGGGCCCGCTCGCCGAAAAGTTCGGCCGCCGCAAGATGCTGCTCTCGGTCACGGCGCTCATCTTCATCTTTGCCTTTGTGATGACCCCGCTGCTCGGCCTCGGCCACACGGGCGTGCAGACGCAGCTCATCATCGGCATGGCGCTCATGGGTCTCACGTTCGGCCCGATGGGCGCGGTGCTGCCCGAGTACTTCCCCGCGAACACGCGCTACACCGGCTCGGCGATAGCGTACAACCTCTCGTCGGTACTCGGCGCGGGCATCGCCCCGACCGTGTTCGTCGCGCTCTGGAGCGCGGGCGACGGCTCGCCGTTCTGGGTCGGCGTCTACCTCGCCGGCGCGGCCCTGCTCACCTTCGTTGCGCTGCTGTTCTCGAAGGAAACGAAGCACAACGACTACACGAATGAGTCGGTCGCGGCCTAG
- a CDS encoding ABC transporter ATP-binding protein produces MADPIIVIENLSFRYPGAEADVLRNVNLTIERGDFVAVVGGNGASKTTLCKSINGLIPHYWSGDFAGSVTVDGVDTYTSSVAELSTRVGYVYQDFQNQLVRPTVRDDVAFGPINFGRDSYKADTDAALDSLGIAHLEDRYIWQLSGGQAHLTALAGALALRPEVIIVDEPVAELDPARAEEIYERLAELNREHGVTVITIEHHAEFVAKYAKSVVLMAHGSPVWHLPIEDALRRTDELEQHGIPAPQAVQAVRALGLDAAPRTPAEAAELLGAHPVRADVVVEDRAEAADLLGAHPLRTDVTGDYAPVVAQVENVTHGYKSVGGNITPVLQGLDTTLRSGERIALVGGNGAGKSTLLKLLAGIIVAREGEVVVDGKSTRSVSARKMADTAAYLYQHPQLMFLKGTVRDDVALFPRSRKVADTDQIVQRVLERVALTPIAERDGRTLSGGQQRRATLAIGLAMRPKLLLLDEPTSSLDTQSRDDVTTMLAELADTIECTVVATHDMQLVAEWANRVLVLEGGRILADVTPRELFTDAALLDQVRLRPPQIAVLGRELGLDPVPLSVGELVAAVAAPLNHLEETH; encoded by the coding sequence GTGGCCGACCCCATCATCGTCATCGAGAACCTGTCCTTCCGGTATCCCGGCGCCGAGGCTGACGTGCTGCGCAACGTCAACCTCACCATCGAACGCGGCGACTTCGTTGCCGTGGTCGGGGGCAACGGAGCGTCCAAGACCACGCTCTGCAAGAGCATCAACGGTCTGATTCCGCACTACTGGTCGGGCGACTTCGCCGGCTCGGTGACGGTGGATGGGGTCGACACGTACACCTCGAGCGTCGCCGAGCTCTCGACCCGCGTCGGCTACGTCTACCAGGACTTCCAGAACCAGCTCGTGCGGCCGACGGTGCGCGACGACGTCGCGTTCGGCCCGATCAACTTCGGCCGCGACTCGTATAAGGCTGACACCGATGCGGCGCTCGACAGCCTCGGCATCGCGCACCTTGAGGACCGCTACATCTGGCAGCTCTCGGGCGGCCAGGCGCACCTCACCGCGCTCGCCGGTGCGCTCGCGCTGCGGCCCGAGGTAATCATCGTCGACGAGCCCGTCGCCGAGCTCGACCCGGCGCGCGCCGAGGAGATCTACGAGCGACTCGCCGAGCTCAACCGCGAGCACGGCGTTACCGTGATCACGATCGAGCACCACGCCGAGTTCGTCGCGAAGTACGCGAAGTCGGTCGTGCTGATGGCGCACGGCAGCCCGGTCTGGCACCTGCCGATCGAGGATGCGCTGCGCCGCACGGACGAGCTCGAGCAGCACGGCATCCCGGCACCCCAGGCGGTGCAGGCGGTGCGCGCGCTCGGCTTGGATGCCGCGCCGCGCACCCCGGCCGAGGCCGCGGAGCTGCTTGGCGCGCATCCGGTTCGGGCGGATGTGGTGGTCGAGGACCGTGCTGAGGCCGCGGATCTGCTTGGCGCGCATCCGCTTCGTACGGATGTGACGGGCGACTACGCCCCGGTCGTGGCCCAGGTCGAGAACGTGACGCACGGCTACAAGAGCGTCGGCGGCAACATCACCCCGGTGCTGCAGGGCCTCGACACGACGCTGCGCAGCGGCGAGCGCATCGCCCTCGTCGGCGGCAACGGCGCGGGCAAGTCGACGCTGCTCAAGCTCCTCGCTGGCATCATCGTCGCCCGCGAGGGTGAGGTGGTCGTCGACGGCAAAAGCACGCGCTCGGTCTCGGCACGGAAGATGGCCGACACCGCCGCCTACCTCTACCAGCATCCGCAGCTCATGTTCCTCAAGGGCACCGTGCGCGACGACGTCGCGCTGTTCCCGCGCTCGCGGAAGGTGGCCGACACCGACCAGATCGTGCAGCGCGTGCTCGAGCGGGTCGCACTGACGCCGATCGCCGAGCGCGACGGCCGCACCTTGTCGGGCGGCCAGCAGCGCCGCGCGACCCTCGCGATCGGCCTCGCGATGCGGCCGAAGCTGCTGCTGCTCGACGAACCCACGTCAAGCCTCGACACCCAGAGCCGCGACGACGTGACGACGATGCTCGCCGAGCTCGCCGACACCATCGAGTGCACCGTCGTCGCCACGCACGACATGCAGCTCGTCGCCGAGTGGGCGAATCGCGTGCTCGTGCTCGAGGGCGGGCGCATCCTCGCCGACGTCACCCCGCGCGAGCTGTTCACCGACGCGGCGCTGCTCGACCAGGTGCGCCTGCGGCCGCCGCAGATCGCTGTGCTCGGCCGCGAGCTCGGGCTCGACCCGGTTCCGCTGTCGGTGGGCGAGCTCGTCGCCGCGGTCGCAGCACCGCTCAACCACTTGGAGGAGACGCACTGA
- a CDS encoding thiamine pyrophosphate-binding protein, translating to MSGLTVAELVGRALAKLGARHCFGVVGSGNFAVTNALRDAGVEFTATRHEGGAATMADAYARMSDTVALVSLHQGCGLTNAVTGIGEAAKSRTPVVVLAAESAPAPVPTNFSIDQSGLASAVLASPQRVNSPASALGDVVHAFRLARDERRTVVLNLPIIVQDALVPEASIRALETLTSPPRPAPPRASDASVRALADLIRQAERPVIVAGRGARGAGRELRELGRVAGALLATSAVANGLFEGEAFSLGISGGFSSPLSAELISQADLIVSFGCALNMWTMRHGRLIGDDTRVAQVDLEPLALGAQRPIDLGVVGDAALTARAVADELARSGAGERYRTAEVAEAIAAEARWNDVPHGEPGLTDVHVPGDLSVIGDDGERRIDPRILTDALDRILPAERVVSIDSGNFMGYPSSYLRVPDEYGFCFTQAFQSIGLGLATAIGAALAQPERLPVLGVGDGGFLMAIAELETAVRLELPLVVIVYNDDAYGAEVHHFGADGVPPDFGTVTFPRVDIASIARGFGAAGVTVRSVDDLEPVRAWLEAGDGPIVIDARIASDGGAWWLAEAFGH from the coding sequence ATGAGCGGCCTCACCGTCGCCGAACTCGTTGGTCGCGCTCTCGCCAAGCTGGGCGCCCGGCACTGCTTCGGCGTCGTCGGCTCGGGCAATTTTGCCGTGACGAACGCGCTGCGGGATGCTGGGGTCGAGTTCACGGCGACGCGGCACGAGGGCGGCGCGGCGACGATGGCCGATGCGTACGCGCGCATGAGCGACACCGTCGCGCTCGTCTCGCTGCATCAGGGTTGCGGCCTCACCAACGCGGTCACCGGCATCGGCGAGGCCGCGAAGAGTCGCACGCCCGTGGTCGTGCTTGCCGCCGAGTCGGCGCCCGCGCCGGTGCCAACGAACTTTTCGATCGACCAGTCTGGGCTCGCCTCGGCCGTGCTCGCGAGCCCGCAGCGGGTCAACTCGCCGGCGAGCGCGCTCGGCGACGTCGTGCACGCGTTTCGCTTGGCCCGCGATGAGCGCCGCACCGTGGTGCTCAACCTGCCCATTATCGTGCAGGATGCGCTCGTGCCCGAGGCGAGCATCCGTGCGCTCGAGACGCTGACGTCGCCGCCGCGACCCGCGCCGCCGCGCGCCTCCGACGCATCGGTGCGTGCGCTCGCCGACCTCATTCGGCAGGCCGAGCGGCCGGTCATTGTGGCCGGGCGCGGTGCCCGAGGCGCGGGCCGGGAACTGCGTGAGCTCGGCCGCGTCGCGGGCGCGCTGCTCGCCACCTCGGCCGTCGCGAACGGACTGTTCGAGGGCGAGGCGTTCTCGCTCGGTATCTCGGGCGGATTCTCGTCGCCGCTGTCGGCCGAGCTCATTTCGCAGGCCGACCTCATCGTGTCGTTCGGCTGCGCGCTGAACATGTGGACGATGCGTCACGGTCGCCTCATCGGCGACGACACCCGCGTCGCGCAGGTCGACCTCGAGCCGCTCGCCCTCGGCGCGCAGCGGCCGATCGATCTCGGCGTGGTGGGGGATGCGGCGCTCACGGCCCGCGCCGTCGCCGACGAACTCGCGCGCTCGGGTGCGGGGGAGCGGTATCGCACCGCCGAGGTCGCCGAGGCCATCGCCGCCGAGGCGCGCTGGAACGACGTGCCGCACGGCGAACCCGGGCTCACCGACGTGCACGTGCCCGGCGATCTTTCGGTCATCGGCGACGACGGCGAGCGGCGCATCGACCCGCGCATCCTCACCGACGCGCTCGACCGCATCCTGCCCGCCGAGCGCGTCGTGTCGATCGACTCGGGCAACTTCATGGGGTATCCGTCGAGCTATCTGCGCGTGCCTGACGAGTATGGCTTCTGCTTCACCCAGGCGTTTCAGTCGATTGGCCTGGGGCTCGCGACGGCGATTGGCGCCGCGCTCGCCCAGCCCGAGCGACTGCCGGTGCTCGGCGTCGGCGACGGCGGCTTCTTGATGGCGATCGCCGAACTCGAGACCGCCGTGCGGCTCGAGCTACCGCTCGTCGTGATCGTGTACAACGACGACGCGTACGGCGCCGAGGTGCATCACTTCGGCGCGGATGGGGTGCCGCCCGACTTCGGCACGGTCACCTTTCCGCGCGTCGACATCGCGTCGATTGCGCGCGGTTTCGGCGCGGCGGGCGTGACGGTGCGCTCGGTCGACGACCTCGAACCCGTGCGCGCGTGGCTTGAGGCGGGCGACGGGCCGATCGTGATTGATGCACGGATCGCCTCGGACGGCGGGGCCTGGTGGCTCGCGGAGGCGTTTGGGCACTGA
- a CDS encoding RraA family protein, which produces MTDLPDSEIRRRLTALAPSQLSDAMGRLNVVDSGIAPMWPSPGFVGRAVTAYVAPGDNKVLHELVPDLAEGDVVVVNGSGVTNRALLGGIIAERMQRHGAVAVVLDGAIRDALEFEEIGLPAYARAVSPAGPYRNGPGRLHEAVAIGNVVVHPGDWLVGDRDGIAVVPQGEVAEVLAGAEAKRESEEKQLSELRAGLLD; this is translated from the coding sequence ATGACCGATCTGCCGGACTCCGAGATTCGCCGCCGCCTCACTGCCCTCGCGCCGAGCCAACTCAGCGACGCAATGGGCCGCCTCAACGTGGTCGACAGCGGCATCGCGCCGATGTGGCCGTCGCCCGGCTTCGTCGGCCGCGCCGTCACCGCCTACGTTGCGCCCGGCGACAACAAGGTGCTGCACGAGCTCGTGCCCGACCTCGCCGAGGGTGACGTCGTAGTCGTAAATGGCAGCGGCGTCACGAACCGCGCGCTGCTCGGCGGCATCATCGCCGAGCGGATGCAGCGCCACGGCGCCGTCGCCGTCGTGCTCGACGGAGCGATCCGCGACGCGCTCGAGTTTGAAGAGATCGGGCTGCCCGCCTACGCCCGCGCGGTCTCCCCCGCCGGCCCGTACCGCAACGGACCCGGCCGCCTGCACGAGGCGGTCGCGATCGGCAACGTCGTCGTGCATCCGGGCGACTGGCTCGTCGGCGACCGCGACGGCATCGCTGTGGTGCCGCAGGGCGAGGTCGCCGAGGTGCTCGCCGGCGCCGAGGCGAAGCGCGAGTCCGAGGAGAAGCAGCTCAGCGAGCTCCGCGCTGGCCTCCTCGACTAG
- a CDS encoding cyclase family protein: MALLPDLVAALASGCVRIVDLTNRLEASTPTLRLPEPFANLIDFSLETVSEYNEPGPFWKHANIHTGEHIGTHIDAPVHWVSGREGHDVSQLPPERLVGPAVVLDFSAEAAADADFLIDVEHIERWEAEHGAFEPNTWLLLRTGWDQFSDDQEAFLNADETGSHTPGCTAELAEWLAARPEISGVGVETVGIDWGRGAELDPPFPMHYHLLGADKYGITSLQRLAELPARGAVLVVAPLPIVGGTGSPTRVFALVEAQA, translated from the coding sequence ATGGCGCTGCTGCCCGACCTCGTTGCCGCCCTCGCGAGCGGTTGCGTTCGTATTGTCGATCTGACGAACCGCCTCGAAGCCTCGACGCCGACGCTGCGCCTGCCCGAGCCGTTCGCGAACCTCATCGACTTCTCGCTCGAGACCGTGAGCGAATACAACGAACCCGGGCCCTTCTGGAAGCACGCGAACATCCACACCGGCGAGCACATCGGCACGCACATTGACGCGCCCGTGCACTGGGTGAGCGGCCGCGAGGGGCACGATGTGTCGCAGCTGCCGCCCGAACGGCTCGTCGGCCCGGCGGTCGTGCTCGACTTCTCTGCCGAGGCGGCGGCCGACGCCGACTTCCTCATCGACGTCGAGCACATCGAGCGCTGGGAGGCCGAGCACGGCGCGTTCGAACCGAACACCTGGCTGTTGCTGCGCACTGGCTGGGACCAGTTCTCCGACGACCAGGAGGCGTTCCTCAACGCCGACGAAACCGGCTCGCACACGCCGGGCTGCACCGCCGAGCTCGCCGAATGGCTCGCCGCACGACCCGAGATTTCGGGCGTCGGCGTCGAGACGGTCGGCATCGACTGGGGCCGCGGCGCCGAGCTCGACCCGCCGTTCCCGATGCACTACCACCTGCTCGGCGCCGACAAGTACGGCATCACCTCTCTGCAGCGCCTCGCCGAACTGCCGGCCCGGGGCGCCGTGCTCGTCGTCGCACCGCTGCCGATTGTTGGCGGCACCGGCAGCCCGACGCGCGTCTTCGCCCTCGTCGAAGCGCAGGCATGA
- a CDS encoding cell division protein FtsQ has product MTDTQQPTKPHSAEPSDYRRAGALRGNGAPGGDMTMPQKLMVFVLAMALNGLANIILEVIPDVSIGPIDVSVSSFIFVPLTMVALFNPFWAALGAPLGEIVFTDLLMGDFSGLAEVEGFLQMFLALYVGGMLIRNANSRVQIWIAAITVVLIDKVLSAIVDLSKVWIGLEDAEYVEGLPQSILAIEGIGLGVDVLISGILFGAIPAMWLIPALYGKIEPLLGLRPRVPGERAPGSVQHVGWFVVVALLLSIASFFFAFLEAWDLSFGAVDTELLDQYGPGFLWVSVGVIVVMLVVAILLFRRSQKNRKR; this is encoded by the coding sequence GTGACTGACACCCAACAGCCCACCAAGCCCCACTCCGCCGAGCCCTCCGACTACCGCCGCGCCGGCGCCCTGCGCGGCAACGGCGCCCCCGGCGGCGACATGACCATGCCGCAGAAGCTCATGGTCTTCGTGCTCGCGATGGCACTGAATGGCCTCGCGAACATCATCCTCGAGGTGATTCCCGACGTCTCGATCGGCCCGATCGACGTCTCGGTGAGCAGCTTCATCTTCGTGCCGCTCACCATGGTGGCCCTGTTCAACCCGTTCTGGGCCGCGCTCGGCGCACCGCTCGGCGAGATCGTCTTCACCGACCTGCTCATGGGCGACTTCTCGGGCCTCGCCGAGGTCGAGGGCTTCCTACAGATGTTCCTCGCGCTCTACGTCGGCGGTATGCTCATTCGCAACGCGAACTCGCGCGTGCAGATCTGGATCGCCGCGATCACCGTGGTGCTCATCGACAAGGTGCTCTCGGCCATCGTCGACCTCTCGAAGGTCTGGATCGGCCTCGAAGACGCCGAGTACGTCGAGGGCCTCCCGCAGTCGATCCTCGCGATCGAGGGCATCGGCCTCGGCGTCGACGTGCTCATCAGCGGCATCCTCTTCGGCGCCATCCCCGCCATGTGGCTCATCCCCGCGCTCTACGGCAAGATCGAGCCGCTGCTCGGCCTGCGCCCGCGCGTTCCCGGCGAGCGTGCGCCCGGCTCGGTGCAGCACGTCGGCTGGTTCGTCGTCGTCGCCCTGCTGCTCTCGATCGCCTCGTTCTTCTTCGCCTTCCTCGAGGCGTGGGACCTCTCGTTCGGCGCCGTCGACACCGAGCTGCTCGACCAGTACGGCCCCGGCTTCCTGTGGGTGAGCGTCGGCGTCATCGTCGTCATGCTCGTCGTCGCGATCCTGCTGTTCCGCCGCTCCCAGAAGAACCGAAAGCGCTAA
- a CDS encoding DUF1345 domain-containing protein, with the protein MTGEETGYTPRLLRPTWAQLVTAAVLGVAAALVAGFWLDGYVAALLGICVGELVFVVLSMLTLWPMDAAATERNVGREDLSPIFDEVLVAIVAVLAIVSVLIVQQSGNTPLGAVLTLVGVFGAWACIHQTYAVHYAYEYYRDDDGGIDFHSKSPPCFADFLYLSYAVGMTYGATDPEINDTRIRKILLRHAAVSFLFGMVILAVAINLVAGVLGIGG; encoded by the coding sequence ATGACGGGCGAGGAGACCGGCTATACGCCACGACTGTTGCGGCCAACGTGGGCGCAACTCGTGACCGCGGCGGTGCTCGGGGTGGCCGCGGCGCTCGTGGCCGGCTTCTGGCTCGACGGCTACGTGGCGGCGTTGCTCGGCATCTGCGTGGGTGAGCTCGTCTTCGTCGTGCTCTCGATGCTGACGCTCTGGCCGATGGATGCGGCGGCGACTGAGCGCAACGTTGGCCGTGAGGATCTCAGCCCGATCTTCGACGAGGTGCTCGTCGCGATCGTTGCCGTGCTCGCGATCGTGAGCGTGCTCATCGTGCAGCAAAGCGGCAACACGCCGCTCGGGGCGGTGCTCACGCTCGTCGGCGTCTTCGGCGCGTGGGCGTGCATTCACCAGACCTACGCCGTGCACTACGCGTACGAGTACTACCGCGATGACGATGGCGGCATCGACTTTCACTCGAAGTCGCCGCCGTGCTTCGCCGACTTCCTCTACCTCAGCTACGCGGTCGGCATGACCTATGGCGCAACCGACCCCGAGATCAACGACACGCGCATCCGCAAGATTCTGCTGCGGCACGCGGCCGTGTCGTTCCTGTTCGGCATGGTGATTCTCGCGGTGGCGATCAACCTCGTGGCCGGGGTGCTGGGTATTGGTGGGTAG
- a CDS encoding YchJ family protein encodes MLANDTRCPCGTGLTYGECCRRFHAGQPAPSAEALMRSRFTAFVTGNAEYLRSTWHPSRRPERLDLDADLVWQRLEVLGTTGTPFDATATVEFIAHFRDADERGTLHENSEFVRERGRWFYVRALS; translated from the coding sequence GTGCTTGCCAACGACACTCGCTGCCCCTGCGGAACCGGACTCACCTACGGCGAATGCTGCCGCCGCTTCCACGCCGGCCAGCCCGCCCCGAGTGCCGAGGCGCTCATGCGCTCGCGCTTCACCGCCTTCGTCACGGGCAACGCCGAGTACCTGCGCTCGACGTGGCATCCGAGCCGTCGCCCCGAGCGGCTCGACCTCGACGCCGACCTCGTGTGGCAGCGCCTCGAGGTGCTCGGCACGACCGGTACGCCGTTCGATGCGACCGCCACCGTCGAGTTCATCGCGCACTTCAGGGATGCGGATGAGCGGGGAACCCTGCACGAAAACAGCGAGTTTGTGCGCGAGCGGGGCCGCTGGTTCTACGTGCGCGCGCTGTCGTAG
- a CDS encoding energy-coupling factor transporter transmembrane component T family protein: protein MARAHHDVLSVELVKLELIRTAYATRGGLFAAMDPRAVVIWYILLALVPWFTHNITVLAGLFVIGAASIFLARVGPLILGLFVLGLGAEVIYMAVAAWLFGGNLETLIALAALHLKLGVVSLASMAAFVSLDPEKLSDALLAFRAPQMLAFGVSYGYRMLPILVEEFSTVFEGYRLRTAPPERRGILGWRVMAQWAKLAVLSFYPIFLNTAKSVRTTVEALETRGFTRAGSDARGRQIRMAKLQIRRLDLVVLAVTVLAVVGAFVAGSAWPVYR, encoded by the coding sequence ATGGCACGCGCACACCATGACGTCCTGTCGGTCGAGTTGGTCAAGCTCGAGCTGATTCGCACCGCGTACGCGACCCGCGGCGGCCTGTTCGCGGCGATGGACCCGCGCGCGGTGGTGATTTGGTACATCCTGCTCGCCCTCGTGCCCTGGTTCACCCACAACATCACGGTGCTCGCCGGGCTCTTCGTCATCGGCGCCGCGTCGATCTTCCTCGCACGCGTCGGCCCGCTCATTCTCGGGCTGTTCGTGCTCGGACTCGGCGCCGAGGTCATCTACATGGCGGTTGCCGCGTGGCTATTCGGCGGCAACCTCGAGACGCTGATCGCGCTCGCGGCGCTGCACCTCAAGCTCGGCGTGGTTTCGCTCGCGAGCATGGCCGCGTTCGTGTCGCTCGACCCCGAGAAGCTCTCGGATGCGCTGCTCGCGTTCCGCGCGCCGCAGATGCTCGCGTTCGGTGTCAGCTACGGCTACCGGATGCTCCCAATTCTCGTTGAGGAGTTCAGCACCGTCTTCGAGGGGTATCGACTGCGGACGGCGCCGCCCGAACGGCGCGGGATTCTTGGCTGGCGCGTCATGGCGCAGTGGGCGAAGCTCGCGGTGCTGTCGTTCTACCCGATCTTCCTCAACACCGCGAAGTCGGTGCGCACAACCGTGGAGGCGCTTGAAACCCGCGGCTTCACACGCGCCGGTTCGGATGCGCGCGGGCGCCAGATTCGCATGGCCAAGCTGCAGATTCGGCGACTCGACCTCGTCGTGCTTGCCGTGACGGTGCTTGCGGTGGTCGGCGCGTTCGTGGCGGGCTCGGCCTGGCCGGTGTACCGATAG
- a CDS encoding methylenetetrahydrofolate reductase, whose product MRDFSLEITSRDVAAIPAAAELIPAGTRINVTFLSNEEPATTVAAARAVLDAGFVPVPHLAARRIRSLDVFMSLLEQLQAAGVAEHLFLIAGDPAQPEGPFSDAASLIRAVRLADYGVREVGIAGYPEGHPNIATDVLWASLDEKLGELRTQGLAPVVVTQFGFDADAVATWVGEVRARGYDGPIRVGAPGPAGVKRLLRYASRFGVTSSAGIVRKYGFSLANLMGTAGPDTFIRSLQDAVARDAALGEVAMHFYTFGGLDATAAWARDFVAASGGAS is encoded by the coding sequence ATGCGTGACTTTTCGCTCGAGATCACGAGCCGCGATGTGGCGGCGATTCCCGCGGCGGCCGAGCTGATTCCCGCGGGCACGCGCATCAACGTGACGTTTCTCAGCAACGAGGAACCGGCGACGACGGTGGCTGCGGCGCGCGCCGTGCTCGACGCCGGGTTCGTGCCGGTGCCGCACCTCGCGGCCCGGCGCATCCGCTCACTCGACGTGTTCATGAGCCTCCTCGAGCAGCTGCAGGCAGCCGGCGTTGCCGAACACCTGTTTCTCATCGCGGGCGATCCGGCGCAGCCCGAGGGGCCGTTCTCCGACGCGGCCTCGCTCATCCGCGCGGTGCGGCTCGCCGACTATGGCGTGCGCGAGGTCGGCATCGCGGGCTACCCCGAGGGGCACCCGAACATTGCGACTGACGTGCTCTGGGCATCCCTCGACGAGAAGCTCGGCGAGCTGCGGACCCAGGGACTCGCGCCCGTCGTCGTCACGCAGTTCGGCTTCGACGCGGATGCGGTGGCGACGTGGGTCGGCGAGGTGCGGGCTCGCGGCTACGACGGGCCCATTCGAGTCGGCGCGCCCGGGCCTGCCGGCGTGAAGCGGTTGCTACGGTACGCGAGCCGCTTCGGCGTTACGTCGAGCGCGGGCATCGTGCGCAAGTACGGCTTCTCGCTCGCGAATCTGATGGGCACCGCGGGGCCCGACACGTTCATCCGCTCGCTGCAGGATGCCGTGGCTCGCGACGCGGCGCTCGGCGAGGTCGCGATGCACTTCTACACCTTCGGCGGGCTTGACGCGACGGCCGCGTGGGCGCGCGACTTCGTCGCGGCGTCGGGCGGCGCGAGCTAG